In Sciurus carolinensis chromosome 8, mSciCar1.2, whole genome shotgun sequence, the genomic stretch TTCTGTTCATTACAGTCACCAATTCTCATTTCAATTCCGTTTAATTTCTGCTAAAGTtgttcattgagtttttttttttttagttattctattttccattttgagaagttattgttttcttttttcaaatatgctAGTCATCTTTTATGAGTGCCCCGTTTCCTGGAGAGCTTTTAAGCAACCTTTCTTCTTAGCACATGTataatattgttttagtcagttttttgttgctgtgaccaaaacatgtgacaaaaacaattacaggaagaaaaatttctttgggggctcatggtttcagaggtcttagtctatagacaGATGACTCCTTTGGGGCCTAAGGTGAGaagaacataatggcagaaggatgtggtagAGAAAAGCAGATGGGAAcattgcaccaggaagcagacagactccctcaccatggacaaaatatacacccaaaaAGCATGACCCCAGGGACTCACCTTTTCCATCCattccctacctgcctacagttaccatccgaTTAATCCCAgttaggggattaatgcactgatcaggttaaggctttcatgatccaatcattttacctctaagtttttttttaattgtctcacatgagcttttggggaacaactaatatttaaaccataacaattataaaatatgtttagttCTAATTTCTGAGTTTTCTAGGGGTCTGTCTCTATTGCCTTAGTTACAGTGCTAACTTTCCTTGAGTTTCCTTGAGTAtacttcaaaaatttatttaaatctgtCAGGTATTTATTCTGGGACGATTTTATATAAACTCATTACTTAAGTTGTTTTAGTACATAGATGACTTGAATTTGGGATAGCCTGCAACTCTGTACAAATACTGGAGCAGGTTTATCTTTTGGCTTACTCTTACTCTGACAGTATGTTCCTTAGGGTCCTGGCTTTGTGCAAAACGTGTTTCTTATGACTCTCCACTTCGTGGGGCTCTAAGTTGTTTTTTGCCCACAGTGTTTctaagaacaaacaaaatcaaacttgAAATTCACGCTCAGGGCAAAGAGGCTGCAGCAGTTTCACTTAGTAATACTGGTCTTAGAATTACATAGTCTTTTAGAATACTGCTAATTCCCAGATGCAtctaaaaatgctttttctattttacctaaaaaagtttttagttttaacACTGCTCAGATAAACACAGTCTGccaccaattaaaaaagaaatctaacattttgtgaaaattctACAAATTACATCTTCTCACTTATCAGAAAATTTCTTGGGTCCTTAAAAATTCCTTGTAAACCTAAATTTAACTGGGTTCACTTATGTGTATGCTGTTGCCTGAAAGTCAGGTCTAGGGTGGATTTGGGTAGGGTGGCTCACTATGCTTCCTAAGATCTGATCCGATAGTCTGGAGGGTCAGCTCAGGCTTAACATGGCCGTTGGGCAGGTTCCCAATGGTGCCATGGAGGTGTGCTAGGTTCTGAAGCCTAGACCCTAAGTTTGTATAATGTCACTACACCATTCCTTTGAGCAAATTCATGGCATGGGAGTAGACTTTTTGTATTTGGTAACTGCTGTATCCCCCATATCCAGAATGATGCTTGGCACATGCAGAattttaatgtgtctttttaaaaatgtataaatcaaTTTAAGTATGAGAAAAACTTGTGTTTTTAAACTCCCCAACCATTAGGCAATAAATGAGATTCTCAAAGTAACTACAAATTATTTGAAGGGTCATTTGTTATAAATACTGTAGAAACATTATAATACTTTGTATAATCTACTATGCAAATGataatattgaatattaaatCTTCTCTTTAATCTTCCATTGTGAACAATGAGTCAGAAGGAGACATGCAGAATAATGATGTATGCAATTATTAGAGTAGAAATACTTGCCATACTTTCAGAATGACAATATGATAAACTTGTTGGAATTCTACATTTGTCATTATGATATACTTAACTAATGTAGTAAAAGAAAATCCCTGAGGCTAATGCTTGAACAacagcatttaaaacaaaaagttctcAATAATATTTCAAAGTTTGACCATTTTAGAGTCTTTCTCATTTAAtccaaaaaatgaaattccattcAATAAATACTGTTATTCCAAAAATGCCTGAAGTTTTTTAGTTGTCTGCTGGTAATCCTGATCCATCCATATcagccaaaaataaaatacttaagactgaaataataactttaaaaagctAATGATTGTTAAGAAGTTCTGAATTTTACATGTTTTGTTAAACTTTACtgtatttactaaaattttggttttatagactCAGTGATACTAAATTGCCTGTTGGGTTTAGTAGTTTCTCGCATCAGCTCCTGTAACTGTCCAATTTGCTCATCACGAAAGTCATTAAGTTTTTCTTCAGGGAGGGGGGTGCCAAAACATGCTTTTTCACTTGAATTTTGTCTGTATTCATTAGCTTGTTGCCACAATACTGCTGCATAtacctagaaaaaagaaaaatgaaagttatagatataaaattaaaataagattgaTGTTTACTTATTTAATCATGAAGGGCTTAATGAATTCTAATTCCAAGTCACCCATTCTCCTCCATCACTAAATTTTCTGCATTTACCTAAAATATAAATAGTCATATTTTTACTAATAATTTAGTAAATCTTTACTAATAATTTACTGATAACTTCAAATACAGGTTATTTTTAGCACAGGCTTTTAGGAAAATTCTTTAGCTACAAATCCATGGTGTAAGTGTTTGTAGGGTGGGATCCCATGGATGGGCATTGGAAGCATGCATGTACCAGCCAAAACCATAAGCAAAACTGTAGATACACAAGTATGCACATACTTCAGGACCACAGCTTTCATTAGTATTTCAAAGAGGGTCCATGGATCTTATAGGCTTAAAAGTGGGTCTCAAAATTGTCTATTTCCCTatcttcaattaaaaatttaaaatgctagagaaatttttttatccttttagcCTTCAATATTTAACAACCACCTTTgtcaggaaaaaaatctatatttttcatGGTATCATTTTACTCTTAGCATGTTCAATCTAATATTCAACTACCACTTTTTtcagtatcatttttaaaacagactCTCACTCAAAATTAATCTTCTAATCTGACAGGAAGAtttcatttcatgtatttcatttcattaagTTAAAGATTATatgtaggactggggttgtggctcagtggtacaacacttgcctagcaagtatgaggcactgggtttgattctcagcaccgtatataaataaacaaaataaaggtccatcaagaactaaaaataaataaataataaagattatagGTATATGCTGGGTAAGTGAATGAACTGGTTTATTCTGAATAATGCTACTATCCAATCTGGTTTATGACACCTAAATTGTTTATAAATGCTAGATTGCTAGCATCACTAAAGCAGTTTTAATTCTAATTCCAAACTTTCACTtgtattaaaaatcatgttttcttcATGCTTTCCAGAAATCCACTTCATAACATAACAATATTGCGCATACCATAAGGCTCGCCATTTCCACTTCCAAGTATATGCTTCAGGGCAGTGTTTCTCAATATTGGCACTACTGAGATTTTTGGACAATTTGGGTATTCTTTGTTGTGGAGTGGGTGGGAgctttttctttattactgtGTTTCACAGGATCTTATTCTCCaaccactagatgccagtagcatccCTCCCCTTAATCTTTATAATGAAAAAGGCCCTAAACATTGTCAAAGGCCCCAAACATTGGCAGGCAAAATCGCCCCTGTTTGAGAACTATCCTAAAGAAGTTTTCAAACATGCGAATAAGTGCCATGCACAAACATGTTCACTGGAGCATTGCTTGTTAAAGCAAAATACTGGAAACAATCTATCCATACTTCAAGAGAAGAAAGGACAAATACACGGAAGTTTATTC encodes the following:
- the Sdhaf3 gene encoding succinate dehydrogenase assembly factor 3, mitochondrial, whose translation is MAGTHVSRVRALYRRILQLHRVLPPDLKSLGDQYVKDEFRRHKTVGSDEAQRFLQEWEVYAAVLWQQANEYRQNSSEKACFGTPLPEEKLNDFRDEQIGQLQELMRETTKPNRQFSITESIKPKF